A stretch of Aphelocoma coerulescens isolate FSJ_1873_10779 chromosome 1A, UR_Acoe_1.0, whole genome shotgun sequence DNA encodes these proteins:
- the TMEM168 gene encoding transmembrane protein 168, which yields MCRSLRYCVSHCLYAAMTRLEEANREVNMHSSVRYLGYLARINLLVAICMGLYVRWEKTADALILVIFILGLFVLGIASILYYYFSMETASLSLSNLWFGFLLGLLCFLNNSAFKTDVKEEATKYLLLSAIVLRILCALVERICGCVHHRPTLLTTVEFLELVGFAIASTTMLVEKSVSIILLVLALAMLIIDLRMKSFLAIPNLAIFGAIASLLFFPSLQIPTNPFALACFFSCLISDPLLDVYFSGLSVTERWKPYLYRGKICRRLSVISVGVIELIFFILAAFKLRFLDLWYFVIPGFSIFGIFWMICHVIFFITLWGFHTKLNDCHKVYYTHRAENNSLDRVMASKGMRHFCLISEQLVFFSLVATAVLGAVSWQPTNGIFMSAFLIVLPLESMAHGLFHELGNCLGGTCVGYAVVIPTNFCSPDGQPTLLPPEHVQELNLRSTGMLNAIQRFFAYHMIETYGCDYSTSGLTFDTLHSKIKSFLELRTADGPRHDTYILYYSGHSHGTGEWALAGGDALRLDTLLEWWREKNGTFCSRLIIVLDCENSQPWVKEVRKVNDQYIAVQGAEMARVVDIEEADPPQLGDFTRQWVEYNCNPDSNISWSEKGRTVKAVYGVSKHWSDYTLHLPTGSDVAKHWMMYFPRITYPLVHLANWFCGLNLFWVCKACFRCLKRLKMSWFLPTVLDTGQGFKLVKS from the exons ATGTGTAGGTCACTGCGTTACTGTGTCAGTCATTGTCTCTATGCAGCAATGACAAGGCTAGAAGAAGCAAACAGAGAAGTGAACATGCACTCATCAGTCAGATACCTTGGCTATCTTGCCCGAATCAACCTGCTGGTTGCCATTTGCATGGGCCTTTATGTCAGATGGGAAAAAACTGCAGATGCACTGATTTTGGTAATATTTATTCTGGGGCTCTTTGTTCTTGGAATTGCCAGCATACTGTACTATTATTTTTCAATGGAAACAGCAAGTTTGAGTCTCTCCAatctttggtttggttttttgcttggCCTTCTCTGTTTTCTCAATAATTCTGCCTTCAAAACAGATGTGAAAGAAGAAGCTACAAAATATTTGCTTCTCTCTGCCATTGTTTTAAGGATATTATGTGCTTTAGTTGAGAGGATTTGCGGTTGTGTCCATCATCGACCAACTCTGCTCACAACAGTTGAATTTTTGGAGCTAGTTGGATTTGCAATTGCCAGCACAACTATGCTGGTAGAAAAATCTGTAAGTATTATTCTGTTGGTCTTGGCTTTGGCCATGTTGATTATTGACTTACGTATGAAGTCTTTTTTGGCAATTCCAAATTTGGCAATTTTTGGAGCCATTGCATCCCTACTCTTTTTTCCATCATTGCAAATCCCCACAAACCCTTTTGCCTTGGCATGTTTCTTCAGCTGCCTGATTTCAGATCCCCTTCTCGACGTTTACTTCAGCGGACTTTCAGTGACTGAGCGATGGAAGCCCTACCTGTACCGTGGTAAAATTTGCAGGCGGCTTTCTGTCATCTCAGTTGGAGTCATTGAACTAATCTTTTTCATTCTTGCAGCCTTTAAACTACGTTTTTTGGATCTCTGGTATTTTGTGATACCTGGTTTTTCTATTTTTGGAATTTTCTGGATGATCTgtcatgtgattttttttataacTCTTTGGGGATTTCACACAAAACTAAATGACTGCCACAAAGTGTACTATACCCACCGTGCAGAAAACAACAGCCTGGACAGAGTCATGGCATCTAAAGGAATGCGTCACTTCTGTTTGATCTCAGAACAGCTGGTCTTTTTCAGCCTTGTTGCGACGGCTGTTTTAGGAGCCGTCTCTTGGCAG ccaaCCAATGGGATCTTCATGAGTGCATTTCTCATCGTTTTACCTTTGGAGTCCATGGCTCATGGGCTTTTCCATGAACTGGGAAACTGCTTGGGAGGAACATGTGTTGGGTATGCTGTTGTGATTCCCACCAACTTTTGCAG TCCTGATGGCCAACCAACTCTTCTTCCACCTGAGCATGTCCAAGAGTTAAATCTGAGGTCTACTGGCATGCTTAATGCCATCCAAAGATTTTTTGCATATCACATGATTGAGACATATGGTTGTGACTACTCTACAAGCGGACTGACCTTTGATACCCTTCACTCCAAAATCAAGTCTTTTCTTGAACTTCGGACAGCAGATGGACCCAGACATGATACCTACATTCTGTATTACAGTGGTCACTCACATGGCACTGGAGAATGGGCACTGGCAG GGGGTGATGCTTTACGACTTGACACGCTGTTGGAGTGGTGGAGAGAAAAGAATGGCACTTTCTGTTCTCGACTGATCATTGTTTTAGACTGTGAGAACTCTCAGCCGTGGGTTAAAGAAGTAAGAAAAGTAAATGACCAGTATATTGCCGTGCAAGGAGCAGAAATGGCCAGAGTCGTAGACATCGAGGAAGCAGACCCTCCACAGCTTGGTGACTTCACCAGGCAATGGGTTGAGTACAACTGTAACCCTGACAGCAACATCAGCTGGTCTGAAAAGGGCCGCACGGTGAAAGCAGTGTATGGTGTGTCAAAGCACTGGAGCGACTACACTTTGCATTTGCCAACGGGAAGTGATGTTGCTAAACACTGGATGATGTACTTCCCACGCATCACCTATCCATTAGTACATTTGGCAAACTGGTTTTGTGGTCTCAATCTGTTCTGGGTCTGTAAAGCATGCTTTAGGTGCttgaaaagactgaaaatgagTTGGTTTCTTCCCACAGTGCTGGATACAGGACAGGGTTTCAAACTCGTCAAATCCTAA